The Flavobacterium sp. IMCC34852 genome contains the following window.
AATCACACAGATAATCGGCACTTTTAAGCGCACCATTTCCAATATATTTCTGGCGATGGCTTCTCCTTGTCCGCGTTCTTCGGCTTCTAAACCGGGATAAGCTCCGGGAGTATCAATTAAAGTTACTACAGGAATGTTGAATTTCTCGGCCATTTTCATCAAACGCAAAGCTTTGCGATAACCTTCAGGACTGGCCATACCGAAATTACGCAATTGGCGCATTTTGGTATTGATTCCTTTTTGTTGTCCGATAAGCATAAACGACTGACCGTCGATTTTACCTAAACCGCCAACCATGGCTTTGTCATCTTTGAAATTTCTGTCGCCAAACATTTCTAAGAAAGTGCCTTTGGTAAGATTGGTTATATGCTCTAAAGTATATGGTCTATTAGGATGACGTGATAATTGAACACGCTGCCAAGCTGTTAGGTTTTTGTAGATTTTCCTTTTGGTTTCTTCTAATTTTTTTTCAATCTGTTTACAAGTTGCGGTGACATCAACGTTTGATTCGGCACCGATGATTTGGCATTTATCGAGTTGTTCTTCTAATTCTTTGATTGGAAGTTCAAAATCTAAATATTCCATAGGGTTGTTTGTTTTGTTTAATCGAATAGCAAATATAAAATTTTAAATTGTGATAAAAAGCAAATCTTCCGGATTAGTTTTAAACAAAAAAAACCTTGCTTAACCTCAACTTAATTCTTTCTTTCTGCTTTTTATGATGGCATTTAAGAGAACAGTCAGCAGAATAATGGCGGCTCCGATGTAGAACTCAAAGCTCATTTTCTCTTTTTCTTCGAAAATTAAAACGGCCAAGATGATACCGTATATCGGTTCCAAATTAATCGTCAGCATGACAGTATACGGACTTAAAAATTTCATTACTGCGGTTGAAGCTATAAAAGCATAAGCGGTACAAACGGAACTGAGTATCAATAAATAGATCAAATCTTTGACGGAAAGCTGAAAAAAATCGGTCGAAAAACTACCGAAAAACAACAAGAGAAAAGAGAAAAACACTACGCCACCGCTGAGTTCGTAAAAAGAAATTACAGTAGCGTCATAAGATTTAACCAACCGACTGTTGATAACGGCAAACAAAGCCGACAAGAAGGCGGACAACAAAGCAAAACCGATTCCGAATAAGAATTGATTGCCACCATTAAAAATGGCAGACCATACTCCTTCTGTTCCGGTATCGGCAGAAACAGCTACGAAATACAATCCTATGATGGCCACAAGTCCCGAGAGTAATTCATACCAAACAATCTTCTTACCGTATAATATCGGCTCTAATAATGAGGCAAATAAAGCTCCGGTGGAGAGACAAGCCAAGGTAATCGAAACATTGGATATTTTTATTGCATGAAAAAAAGTAAACCAATGCAAGGCAATGATTAAACCTGAAAAAAGGAACTGAAAGAGGATTTTGGTCGGAACCTTAAGCGGTAGTTTTTTATAGTAGGTATAAATGGCGATAAAACCAACAGCAAATAACATTCGGAACCAAACCAAAGGAAGCGCATCAAGGGTTATTAAGGCTCCGAGTATGGCGGTAAATCCCCAGATGAATACAATCAAATGAAGGTGTAAATAGCTTTTGATATTATCGTTTGGCATTTCTTAAAAGATAAATGGCTAGGAGTCCGAAAACGATGTTAGGTGTCCAAACCGCGAGCAAAGGCGGTGCTGTAGATTTTTCGGCCAATACCCCAAAAACCTTATCCAAAAAGACAAAGGCGAAGGCTAAAACAATTCCAATAGCGAGGTTGGCTCCCATTCCGCCTCGGCGTTTCATAGCCGAAACGGCCACTGCTATAATTGTCAGAATAAAAGCGGAAACCGGTATACTGTATTTTTTGTACAACACTACCAAATAAGTATTGATGTTAGAAGAACCGCGGGCTTTTTCTTTATCGATGAACTTGTGCAACTCATTTAAAGGTAAAGTTTCTGCTATGTAAACCAAAGGCGTTAAATCTTCTAAATCAAAATTAAAAATAGTATCTTTTTTTTCTCCGCGTTCAATGATATCTCCATACTCACCTACTTTTCTTTTGCTGTAACTAAAGAGTGTATAGTTCTTAGTTTTTTCATTCCATTTGATGCGGCTGGCTATTAGTTTGTACTTTAGTTTATCACCTTCAAACTTTTCCATAGAGAAGTTGAATGCCATTTTACTGACTTCATTATAACCGCTTACAAACAAGTATTCGTCTTTACTGATTTGGCGGAAAACATCTGAATTATCACGCATTTCATTTTGTCCGTTACCGATAAGGTATTTGTACCTAAAATTCTTAAATCCGGCACTGGCACTAGGTACCAAATACACACTCATGATTAAAGCAAAAAAAGAAACTATAGTAGCGCCAACAATGTAAGGTCGCATGAATCTTGTAAAGGAAATTCCCGAACTTAAGATGGCTATGATTTCGGTATTGTTGGCCAATTTCGAGGTAAACCAAATCACTGAAAGAAACAGAAATATGGGAAATAATAAATTGGCAAAATAAATCGTAAAGTCGAGATAATACCAAGCAATTTCATTAAAAGGTGCTTGGTTTTCAATCATTCTGTTGACTTTTTCCGAAACATCAATCACAATTCCGATAGGAATAAACATCAGCAACATTACCGAAAATGTAGCTAAATATCGTTTGAGGATGTATTTGTCAATTATTTTTAACATTGTGTATTTGGTTATTTGATAATTTGGTTATTCGGATTTACTAATCACCGAATAACCAAAATACCGAATCAACTATAGTCTTTGGCTCATTTGTTTTACCATCATGTCTTTCCAGGTTCTGAAATCTCCGGCTAAGATATGTTTTCTGGCTTCACGAACCAACCACATATAGAATCCTAAGTTGTGAATGGTGGCAATTTGTTTTCCTAAATATTCATTCGCAGCAAATAAATGACGTAAATAAGCTTTAGTATACTCGGTATCGACAAAAGTGATTCCCATTTCGTCTATCGGAGAGAAATCTGCTTCCCACTTTTTGTTTTTGATATTAATGGTTCCGTTAGCGGTGAATAACATTCCGTTTCGGGCGTTACGGGTTGGCATCACACAATCAAACATATCAATTCCCAAAGCGATATTCTCTAAAATATTGATTGGTGTTCCTACGCCCATTAAATACCTTGGTTTGTCATGGGGTAAAATGGCGGTAACGACTTCGGTCATGGCGTACATTTCTTCGGCCGGTTCCCCTACAGATAAACCCCCAATGGCATTTCCTTGCGCTCCTGCATTGGCAATATATTCAGCCGATTGCGCTCGCAAATCTTTATAAGTACTTCCTTGAACTATTGGAAAAAAGGTTTGTTCATATCCGTATTTGAATGGCAACTTTTCCAAGTGATTGATGCATCGGTCTAACCAACGATGTGTCATGTGCATTGAACGTTGGGCATAACGATAATCACATGGATAAGGAGTACATTCATCAAAAGCCATAATGATATCGGCTCCAATGGTACGCTGTATTTCCATGACATTTTCGGGTGTAAACACATGGTATGAGCCGTCGATATGGGATTTGAATTTTACGCCTTCTTCTTTGATTTTTCTATTGGCTGAAAGTGAATAGACTTGGTAACCACCGCTATCGGTTAAGATGTTTCTGTCCCAATTCATGAACTTATGCAATCCGCCGGCTTTTTCAAGAATATCGGTTTGCGGGCGAAGGTATAAATGGTAAGTATTTCCCAGAATAATATCGGGATTGATTTCTTCTTTCAGTTCTCGTTGGTGTACTCCTTTTACGGAAGCTACGGTTCCAACGGGCATAAATATAGGCGTTTCAATCACGCCATGATCGGTGGTAATACTTCCGGCACGCGCGCTTGAATTAGGATCTTTGGCTAATAAATCAAATTTCATAAGGGTAATTTACAGCTCGCAAAGATAACAGAATTAAGATTTAGTCCCGACACTTCAGGATAGGATTTAGGATTTTATTTAACAAATGCGGATGAGAGTGTATAATTAATTGTTTGGCAAATAGAATTGGTAGTGATTTTTCATACACTATCCATACCTTTGGTATGCTTTATCTATGACTAAAAGACAGTTTTTAAGAAGTCATTTTACAATTGGTCAAATGGGTATTGAGTACTTCTTCTAAAGCCTCTTTATAATCGCGAACATGATGCTTTTTCATCAAATAATTAACCCCTAAATCGTTAAAATGTTTGACTAACTTTTTGGGATATGCACCCGAGACCATTACAATAGGTATCGTTTTGAGTGTATCCGACTTTTTAATGATTTCCAAGATTTCTTGGCCATTGAGTATGGGCATATGCACATCTAAAAAAATAATATCGGGTTTTTTCAATTCGGTCTCCAATACCAAGAGCATAATTCTCCCTTCGGAGAAGCCTCTAACCTTGTGTCCTAATTCTTCCGCTACTTCTTTGAAGAAGTCTAAATCTTCATCGTCATCGTCTAAATAGAAGATTGTTTGTGATTTTTCCATATTTCTATTTTTTTTATAAAACTACTTGAAAATCAAAAGAGCAGCGTTACATAATAATTTGGTATTTTTATAAAATTCCAACCTTAAAAACACAATTTATTTCAATCTATGCCCTAAGTTGTTCTGCTTAAATTTATTATTAATAACCCTTTGATAACTAATTTATAAAACTTTTGCGGCTTGCAAAAAATAGAATTACTTTTGAGCCCAATAATTTATATCTATTTATAATGTCTAACACACAACATTTACAAGATTTCACAACACAAGTTCGCAGAGACATTTTGCGTATGGTACATGCCGTAAACTCGGGACATCCGGGTGGTTCATTGGGCTGTGCCGAATTTTTCACGGTGTTATACCAACACTTATTGAAAAGAAACCCTGAATTTGAAATGAACGGCATCGGTGAGGATTTATTCTTCTTATCGAATGGTCACATTTCTCCTGTTTACTACAGTGTTTTGGCCCGTTCGGGTTATTTTCCGGTGTCAGAATTGGCAACCTTCAGAAAGTTGAACACGCGTTTACAAGGACATCCAACAACTCATGACCAATTACCGGGTGTAAGAATCGCTTCGGGATCGTTAGGTCAAGGTTTGTCGGTTGCTATTGGTGCGGCCCAAGCTAAAAAATTGAACAACGACCCTAATCTTATTTATTCCCTTCACGGTGACGGAGAATTGCAAGAAGGGCAAAACTGGGAAGCTATTATGTATGCTTCAGCAAAAAAGGTAGACAACTTAATTGCCACAGTGGATTACAACGGACAGCAAATTGACGGTTCTACAGAGGAAGTATTGAGCATGGGTAATTTAAAAGCCAAGTTCGAAGCTTTTGACTGGGATGTATTGGAAATCAAAGAAGGCAACAACATTGAAGCTATCATTGCAGGAATGGAAGAAGCAAAAAGCAGAACAGGTAAAGGAAAACCGGTTTGTGTATTATTGCACACGGTAATGGGTAACGGTGTTGATTTTATGATGCACACTCACGCTTGGCACGGAAAAGCGCCAAACAATGACCAATTGGCTGTTGGTTTGGCACAGAATGCTGAGACTTTAGGAGATTATTAATAGTGGTCAATGGTCTTTTGGCAGTAATCAGATGAGAAAGATTCTATGGATACTATTGTTCTTTATAGGGCAAAATGTTTTTTCACAGGAATATCACTTTGATTATATGTCAACCTATGAATACCGTCAACACGAAAATGATACTTTATCACAAAAAATAATTACCCTTGGAAATTCTGCAACAGAAGATTATGTTTTAAGAATCCTGATAAAAAATAATAAAATATGGTATGAATCTATCATTGATTTTGTTAAAAAGGAGGATTTTCAAATTCATAATATCAATGAAAAATTAGAGGTTGATAATAGTCTCGTAGTTGACAAGGGGAAAGCATTAGAAATTATTGATTGTGAAAATTACACTAATAAGTACAACGTAGAATATGTTACAATTAATGGTGTTAAGGTAATTAAAATCACAAGGTATAAAAACAAGAAGAAGAAAAAAGTTATAAATGAATGTATTATTTATACAAAACCAACTAACGTAACTAAAAATCAGCATTTCAGTTTTCCTCGATTGATATTCCCATTGCGGTGTGCTAAATTCAAATTAGAAAACGAAGATTTATTTAGCGAAGTTAATTTTATAGAGGATAATAAAGAGTTACACTTTTACAAACTAATTGATTTCAAAACCATTGATTTCAAAATAAAAATTTAAAATGAAAAAATACGAAAATACAGGAAGTAAAGATACCCGTTCAGGTTTTGGCGCAGGCATGACCGAATTGGGACAAAAAAATGAAAATGTCGTAGCGCTTTGTGCGGACTTGATTGGTTCGTTGAAGTTTGACGATTTTAAAAAGAACCATCCGGAGCGTTTTTTCCAAATTGGAATTGCCGAAGCTAATATGATTGGTATTGCTGCCGGTTTGACCATAGGCGGAAAAATTCCGTTTACGGGCACTTTTGCCAATTTCTCTACCGGAAGGGTTTATGACCAAATTCGTCAATCGGTGGCTTATTCTGATAAGAATGTGAAGATATGTGCTTCGCATGCCGGATTGACTTTAGGAGAAGATGGTGCCACCCACCAAATCTTAGAAGATATAGGTTTGATGAAAATGTTACCTGGTATGACTGTAATCAATACTTGCGATTACAACCAAACCAAAGCGGCTACTATTGCTTTAGCTGACCACCATGGTCCGGCCTATTTGCGTTTTGGTCGTCCGGTAGTGCCTAACTTCACTCCTGCTGACGAACCTTTTATAATTGGAAAAGCGATTATGCTAAACGAAGGAACTGATGTAACGATAGTTGCCACAGGACATCTAGTATGGGAAGCTTTAATTGCAGCAGAAGCCCTAGAAGCTAAAGGTATTTCGGCCGAAGTAATCAACATTCATACTATCAAACCTTTAGATGATGAAGCCATTTTAAAATCAGTTGCTAAAACCGGTTGTATCGTTACTGCTGAAGAGCATAACTTTTTAGGTGGTTTAGGCGAAAGTGTTGCCAGAGTATTGTCTTTGAACCATCCTACACCACAAGAGTTTGTAGCGGTTAACGACAGCTTCGGAGAAAGCGGTACTCCTGAGCAGTTGATGGAGAAGTATCAATTAAACCACCAAGCCATTGTTGCGGCTGTTGAAAAAGTGATGAAAAGAAAATAAGTTCTTTTATTTTTGACCATAAAAAAGTCCCGATGTTATCGGGACTTTTTTATTGATACTATTTTCTTTACGGATGACAAGCAGCACTCAAATGCACTTTTTTCCCATCAGCTGCGCACAGTGGAATATCATTGAACGGAAAGGCAGTTTCGGTTAGTGGATTTATAATCTCATTTTTGGTTATAAAAAAATCACCGTCATCATCAATGTCTAAGAAATCGGGAACTCCATCTCCGTCTGTATCATCAATATTAACTTCTCCTTCTTCTAAAACCCTCACATAACCATCACCATTTAAATCTTCTTGAAAAGAGTAAATATCATCTCCATCATTATCAACTCTTTGAATTTCATATAATTTGAAAGAAAAAATGAGCGGAGAATAAGCCGGAATTGTAGTAGAACTGCTGGCATAATAGCCCAATCCTGAAGGAAGGAACATAACTCCTGCCCCAAAATCAGCATAAGTTAAAGTACCGTCCGGGTTTTCTGAATAAGTACCTGCTTTAAAATTAGGAAAAACTTCACCCCAACCTCTAATGGTAGAAGACAGCGTTAAAAAGGTTTGTGGATTGATACTTTCTTCAAACTGTTTCAATTTTAAAACCTCTACTTCCGCTCCGTCAACAGTTTCTTTGGCAGTGTATAAATACTGACCCACATAAGCTGATAATACTCTGTCAACATTACAAGGTGTTTTGGCTAAATCAGCTTCAGAAGGCGGGTTTACCGAATTATCTCTATCAACATGACCTCTTATTTTTAAATAATAAAGTTTGTATGTAATATCATTGGCATCTACTGTAAAATCGGTAACC
Protein-coding sequences here:
- a CDS encoding acetyl-CoA carboxylase carboxyltransferase subunit alpha, producing the protein MEYLDFELPIKELEEQLDKCQIIGAESNVDVTATCKQIEKKLEETKRKIYKNLTAWQRVQLSRHPNRPYTLEHITNLTKGTFLEMFGDRNFKDDKAMVGGLGKIDGQSFMLIGQQKGINTKMRQLRNFGMASPEGYRKALRLMKMAEKFNIPVVTLIDTPGAYPGLEAEERGQGEAIARNILEMVRLKVPIICVIIGEGASGGALGIGVGDRVLMMENTWYSVISPESCSSILWKSWEYKEQAAEALKLTSSDMKKMKLVDDVIPEPLGGAHYDKETTFKTVEQYIMKAFNELKDLSTEELVSQRMDKYSKMGEYKE
- a CDS encoding DMT family transporter; the protein is MPNDNIKSYLHLHLIVFIWGFTAILGALITLDALPLVWFRMLFAVGFIAIYTYYKKLPLKVPTKILFQFLFSGLIIALHWFTFFHAIKISNVSITLACLSTGALFASLLEPILYGKKIVWYELLSGLVAIIGLYFVAVSADTGTEGVWSAIFNGGNQFLFGIGFALLSAFLSALFAVINSRLVKSYDATVISFYELSGGVVFFSFLLLFFGSFSTDFFQLSVKDLIYLLILSSVCTAYAFIASTAVMKFLSPYTVMLTINLEPIYGIILAVLIFEEKEKMSFEFYIGAAIILLTVLLNAIIKSRKKELS
- a CDS encoding LptF/LptG family permease produces the protein MLKIIDKYILKRYLATFSVMLLMFIPIGIVIDVSEKVNRMIENQAPFNEIAWYYLDFTIYFANLLFPIFLFLSVIWFTSKLANNTEIIAILSSGISFTRFMRPYIVGATIVSFFALIMSVYLVPSASAGFKNFRYKYLIGNGQNEMRDNSDVFRQISKDEYLFVSGYNEVSKMAFNFSMEKFEGDKLKYKLIASRIKWNEKTKNYTLFSYSKRKVGEYGDIIERGEKKDTIFNFDLEDLTPLVYIAETLPLNELHKFIDKEKARGSSNINTYLVVLYKKYSIPVSAFILTIIAVAVSAMKRRGGMGANLAIGIVLAFAFVFLDKVFGVLAEKSTAPPLLAVWTPNIVFGLLAIYLLRNAKR
- the tgt gene encoding tRNA guanosine(34) transglycosylase Tgt — its product is MKFDLLAKDPNSSARAGSITTDHGVIETPIFMPVGTVASVKGVHQRELKEEINPDIILGNTYHLYLRPQTDILEKAGGLHKFMNWDRNILTDSGGYQVYSLSANRKIKEEGVKFKSHIDGSYHVFTPENVMEIQRTIGADIIMAFDECTPYPCDYRYAQRSMHMTHRWLDRCINHLEKLPFKYGYEQTFFPIVQGSTYKDLRAQSAEYIANAGAQGNAIGGLSVGEPAEEMYAMTEVVTAILPHDKPRYLMGVGTPINILENIALGIDMFDCVMPTRNARNGMLFTANGTINIKNKKWEADFSPIDEMGITFVDTEYTKAYLRHLFAANEYLGKQIATIHNLGFYMWLVREARKHILAGDFRTWKDMMVKQMSQRL
- a CDS encoding response regulator codes for the protein MEKSQTIFYLDDDDEDLDFFKEVAEELGHKVRGFSEGRIMLLVLETELKKPDIIFLDVHMPILNGQEILEIIKKSDTLKTIPIVMVSGAYPKKLVKHFNDLGVNYLMKKHHVRDYKEALEEVLNTHLTNCKMTS
- a CDS encoding transketolase — translated: MSNTQHLQDFTTQVRRDILRMVHAVNSGHPGGSLGCAEFFTVLYQHLLKRNPEFEMNGIGEDLFFLSNGHISPVYYSVLARSGYFPVSELATFRKLNTRLQGHPTTHDQLPGVRIASGSLGQGLSVAIGAAQAKKLNNDPNLIYSLHGDGELQEGQNWEAIMYASAKKVDNLIATVDYNGQQIDGSTEEVLSMGNLKAKFEAFDWDVLEIKEGNNIEAIIAGMEEAKSRTGKGKPVCVLLHTVMGNGVDFMMHTHAWHGKAPNNDQLAVGLAQNAETLGDY
- a CDS encoding transketolase family protein gives rise to the protein MKKYENTGSKDTRSGFGAGMTELGQKNENVVALCADLIGSLKFDDFKKNHPERFFQIGIAEANMIGIAAGLTIGGKIPFTGTFANFSTGRVYDQIRQSVAYSDKNVKICASHAGLTLGEDGATHQILEDIGLMKMLPGMTVINTCDYNQTKAATIALADHHGPAYLRFGRPVVPNFTPADEPFIIGKAIMLNEGTDVTIVATGHLVWEALIAAEALEAKGISAEVINIHTIKPLDDEAILKSVAKTGCIVTAEEHNFLGGLGESVARVLSLNHPTPQEFVAVNDSFGESGTPEQLMEKYQLNHQAIVAAVEKVMKRK
- a CDS encoding FKBP-type peptidyl-prolyl cis-trans isomerase; this encodes MNNFLKTIACFTLVLLVVSCSKDDDKTEPLRDYATQYEADLDKIEEFLQTHYYTVVDHPGFPDDQSVTFTKIPAGGTQTSIWNSPDLVTDFTVDANDITYKLYYLKIRGHVDRDNSVNPPSEADLAKTPCNVDRVLSAYVGQYLYTAKETVDGAEVEVLKLKQFEESINPQTFLTLSSTIRGWGEVFPNFKAGTYSENPDGTLTYADFGAGVMFLPSGLGYYASSSTTIPAYSPLIFSFKLYEIQRVDNDGDDIYSFQEDLNGDGYVRVLEEGEVNIDDTDGDGVPDFLDIDDDGDFFITKNEIINPLTETAFPFNDIPLCAADGKKVHLSAACHP